The Stenotrophomonas maltophilia genome includes a region encoding these proteins:
- a CDS encoding LysR family transcriptional regulator has protein sequence MDSFNLMRAFRRIVERGGLARAAEDLGMSPAGLSKQLRTLEAHLGVVLLQRTTRRMSLTETGHAYYRECCRLLDELDALERGIAEQRGDVAGRLRVNAPQSFALSTLSPLLPRFLQQHPQLSLDLVMEDRLLDAVGEGFDVSLRLRAELDDSRLVARRLASLQQVLCAAPSYLRQHPAPQAVDDLQAHSVLAYSLSDSPGSWPLLGPDGQVTITLPARVTVNNSLLLRDLLVAGMGIGALPSFLAAPALARGELQQVLPDHRYPPRFVHAVYPTSRHLQPKVRAFIDFLHAELPGCAGLDS, from the coding sequence ATGGATTCCTTCAACCTGATGCGTGCCTTCCGCCGCATCGTCGAACGCGGCGGGCTGGCCCGCGCTGCCGAAGACCTGGGCATGTCGCCCGCCGGCCTGAGCAAGCAGCTGCGCACGCTGGAAGCGCATCTGGGCGTGGTACTGCTGCAGCGGACCACGCGGCGCATGAGCCTGACCGAGACCGGCCACGCCTATTACCGTGAATGCTGCCGCCTGCTCGACGAGCTGGACGCATTGGAACGTGGCATCGCCGAACAGCGCGGCGACGTAGCCGGGCGCCTGCGCGTCAATGCGCCGCAGTCGTTCGCACTGAGCACGCTGTCGCCGCTGCTGCCGCGCTTCCTGCAGCAGCATCCACAGCTGTCGCTGGACCTGGTGATGGAAGATCGCCTGCTCGATGCAGTCGGTGAGGGTTTCGATGTGTCGCTGCGGCTGCGTGCCGAGCTGGATGATTCACGCCTGGTGGCGCGCCGGCTGGCGTCGCTGCAGCAGGTGCTGTGCGCAGCCCCGTCCTACCTGCGGCAGCATCCGGCACCGCAGGCGGTGGACGATCTGCAGGCGCACAGCGTGCTGGCCTACAGCCTGTCCGACTCACCGGGCAGCTGGCCGCTGCTCGGCCCCGATGGCCAGGTGACGATCACCCTGCCAGCGCGCGTCACCGTCAACAACAGCCTGCTGCTGCGCGACCTGCTGGTGGCCGGCATGGGCATCGGCGCCCTGCCCTCGTTCCTGGCGGCACCCGCACTGGCCCGTGGCGAACTGCAGCAGGTGCTGCCCGACCACCGCTATCCGCCGCGCTTCGTGCATGCGGTCTACCCGACCTCGCGCC